The nucleotide sequence CGGCTGAATATTTTTATAGGTCTTTATTATATCGAAGATAAGATTCCAATCGGTGTCTATACTTAGTTGATAAAAAACCGATGCAAAATCTTTTAAGTCTTCGGAAATATATTCTCCTCTTATTGCCTGAAAGTTGGGGGTATAGTTGAAATTATTTTCGATAAAGTTGGAATCGAATTTTCGAAGTAAAAAATAATAATCGAAAAGGACAAACTGTATAAAGGCATCAAGATGTTGGTAACTTAGATCTATTTTTTGTGCTTGATCGGAATCAAGTTCACCTATAAAGGTTTTTAATTCCTTTTTTACCTTTTCGGCGAGGACTTCAGCATTTGTATTTTTTGATTGTTCTATTATTGATTCTTCGGATAAATTTTCAATTAACTTTCTTTGTTTGTCCGAAAGAGAATTCTCTACAGTAACGTTTTTTAAAACCTTTGAAGAAGCTGCTCCTGCTAAAAGGGGGCGGGCCGGGCCTACGACCTTATAAATGCTGTAAAAAAATTGTGCCGCTTGGGGTAATACCTCTTGAGAACTCGATTTATACCATTTGCTGTATCTGGTTTTTCCTATGGTTTTTGCAATATCCTTCAATTTACGCCTTTTGACGGCCTCGGGACTCTCTGAGGACATAAATAAACCTATTATTTTTTGGAAAAAACTCTCTTTTTTATGGGCCATGTTAATAATATGTGTTAAATTTGCTAATTTGTCAACCGGTACAGCGGTTCATGGAGCAAAAAATAAGTTGAGCAAAAAATAACGGTCTGTGCCAAGTCCGGCATAGACCATTATTCAAAGCTTTTTAACCTGTTACTCTTCGTCGCTTTCCATTAAAAGCTTGATGACGGCTTGTTCGTTTGTAGCCCTTAGAAGTTCTTCTCTTTTTTCTGCACTTTTGAATAATAAACTTATCTGTGCAAGAAACTGCAAGTGGGGGCCTGTCTTATCCAGAGGGGAAAGAGTCATAATAAATATTCTGGCCGGTTCTTGATCCAAAGAATCGAAGTCTACCGGATTATCTGCAATGCCTATACAGGCAACGAGATCACTTACAGAGTCCGTCTTTCCATGAGGTATGGCTATGCCATGCTTCATACCTGTAGACATCTTGCGTTCTCTATCTAAAACGCAAGCCTTTGTAGCAACCCTATCCTTTACTTTTCCGGCTTTTACAAGCGTATCAAGTAACTCATCAATAATAGCTTCTTTTGTAGTCCCTTTTAAGTGCAGATTAATGGTTTCAGGAGTTATAACATCCTTTAAATCTACAGAATCGGGTTTCAATGCATCTTTAAATTCCATGAATACATTCTAAGCCTCTTTTGAGTAAAAGTCAAGTTTTTTTTAGTTTTTTTTCAAATTTCTTTTTAATTAACAAATAAAAGCTTTTTTTCCTGAGTTTAGATTTTTGGCCGAAAGAATAGAATTAAGATAAAGATAACGAAGCCTTTATCCGGCGGTTGAAGAATGAATAATAAGAATAAATATCCGGATTAACTTGAGTTTGCCCTTATTTTATGCTATAATCTAAGGGAAAATATCGGAGGTAAAACAATGAGACGATTTAATTACTCTGAAATCAAAAATCAAAAGTGGGATTCCGGCACCATGGGTCTGATTGCTGCAATATATAAAGAAGCCGGAAAACAGGAAATGTACTTGAAACAACGTCCGAAAGAATTAGAGAGACTGGTCGAGATTGCAAAGATACAAAGTACAGAGGCATCGAATGCAATTGAAGGTATTGTAACAACAAGTACCCGTATCAAGCAGTTGGTGAAAGAGAAAACAACACCTAAAAATCGTGATGAGCAAGAAATTGCGGGTTACCGTGATGTATTAAATATAATCCACGAAAGTCTTGATGCGATTCCTCTTTCCCAAAACTCTATTCTGCAGCTCCATAAGATTCTGTATAGTCATATGAACAATCCGATGGCAGGCAGAATAAAAACTGTACAGAACTATATCAGTGTTACATATTCGGATAATCATACGGAAATGTTATTTACGCCGCTTGCTCCCTTTGAGACACCGGAGGCATTGGATAAAATTTGTGAAGAATATAACCGAGTAATTGGAAATATGGAAGTGGAGCCCTTAATAGCAATTCCTGTTTTTATTCATGATTTTCTTTGTATACATCCTTTTAACGATGGTAACGGAAGAATGAGCCGTCTGCTGACAACTCTTCTGTTATACAGAAACGGCTTTTATGTAGGAAAATATATCTCTTTGGAAGCAAAAATTGCAAAAAACAAGGATTTATATTATGATGCACTTGGTAGGGCTCAGATTGGTTGGCATGAAGGCAAAGAAGATGTTGTTCCTTTTATCAAATACTTGCTTGGAACGGTTCTTGCGGCCTATAGAGATTTTGCAGACCGCTTCGCTTTAGTAGAAATAAAACTTCCTGCTCTTGAAACTGTAAGACGTGCCGCTCTAAATAAGATTGGCCGATTTACTAAGCAGGATATTCGTGAGCTTTGTCCTTCACTGAGTATAAGTTCTATCGAGGGAGGGCTCAGAAAATTAGTATCAGCCGGTGAATTGAAAAAAGAAGGCTCAGGAAAAAACATTTGTTATTATAGATTAAAGTAATTCCCACAAATATTTAAACATTCCCTTAAAAACAAAAAGAAAATAAGGGCAATGGTTTATTGATAAGGTTAAGAATCCCCCATTTTGACAAGCAGCAAAAGGAGAAGCCGCTAAAAGTTTTTATATGTTTTTCCGATAAAAGAAATATGAATTCGCCCGATTTTTTTTATGTTATAAAAAATGTTGTACTTTCTCCCATAGTGATCGGAGTAACCATTGTTTGCGGTCTTATTTTAAGCTTTATTTTTTATGTAATGAGCTATAAGAAAAAACCGAGGCGTTTTGCTGTAAAAAAGAAAGCACCCAAGCCTGTAAAGGAAAAAACGCCTCCTCCGGAAGAAGAAACAGAAGACGAGGAAAGCAGCGCTCAATAAGTTTTCCCCAAGTTTTAATCTCTATGAGAACATCTTTAATAAATAAAATTGCAATTTTTAAAAGAAGAGACTTATGAAGATATACCGATTGCGAATTGGAGCTTGCATAAAGTAGAAGATATGGAGGTGATTTTATTTCTCAAAATAATTATTTTCAACAAACAATGGAATATATACTTAATAATCTAAACGCACCAGGATTTAAATTGCTTAAAAATGGAACATTTAGTGTAGACTCCGTATCCGTTTATGAACACCCATATATAGCTAGCGGGATGAGAATTGCAGGAACCAACGGCAAGGCTTATACTCCGGCTGAAACAGTTTTTCCATCCCCTCTTAGAATTTTTCATAAGAGGGTAAGAAATATAATGTTAGTCCCAATAAATACACAGTTTGCTTCAGTTTTTAAAATAAAAACAAAGGGGACTGCAAGAAATTACTATCTTGAGTTAATAATAAACACTATTCCTATGTATGGTAAAAATTATTAGAAAGGCAAAATTAATCCCGGTCCTATATATGGGTTTAAGTGAAGTCCGAAATAATTTGAATTCCATTGTGAAATATTGGGCAAGAAATTTGAGGTCATCTTTAAATGACCTGCAAAATCAAAAGCCAATTTTGAACCTATATCAAAATATATCATATCGGTTATATTATACTTAAAGCCTATATCACCCATTATTCCTAAAGTTAATGAGAACATATTTACTTTCATACGAACTGATGTATATGTAATGGGATTGAATACCATTTTATCTATACTTGCCGATAACATTGATATATGAAAGCCTACACTTGAATGAAGATTAAGTTTTTCTGAAATCGGGTATTTAAACGCAGGGCCAATTCCGAATTGAAATAAAAATCTAAAATCAAAATCTTTTAACCCGTCTTTTACTGTTGCGCCATTGATTGTAGTAGATGACTTATTTGGAAATAAAAAGCTATCACTTATAAAAAGTCCTATGTTTTTTTATTAAAAAAGGCGTAAGCATTAAACACAATTCCCGGTGAACCTATCCATGTTTTAGAAGTTCCTTCCGGTTTATCAAATTTTTCCCAGTAGTTACCATATTGGAAGCCAAGAGTTCCCCAGCTTTCAGTTTCTGCAAAAATGCAAACCGAAAAAATAATACATAATAAAATGTAGATAATCTTTTTCATATTTAACCTCTAACTCTATATCGGTAGATGATTGTTTTGTTTTAATATGGCTTAAAATAAAGCGATTTTTAGTGTTTGTAACAGGCTAAAAGGCAAGGGCAAAATAGTCATTTTTTTGTTATAATTTAAGGGGCATAATAAGTTATAAATAATAGCCTTATTAAATAAATCATTCCACTTTTTTTAGCACTCAAATCATTTTAATAGTTTTTTATAAAACCCGCAAATACCATTATAAAGCCTTGATATTTCAGCTTCATCTTCTATAAAATAACGGTGAACATCGGGGATTGTTTTAAAAAAGGTTTCTTGACGCTTGGCGTAGTGTTTGGTATTTCGTTTTATAAGAGACGAGACCTCCTCTAAGTCCGATTCGGGTTTTAAACGCTTATTTTCATCAAAAAATTCCCTGTAGCCTATGGCTTTAAGTCCGGGGCTTTCGCTTGTATAGCCCATCTCATAAAGCTTTTTTACTTCATCATATAGGCCCGCGGCAAACATAGCGTCGACCCTCTTTTCGATTCTTTCATATAAAAGGGAGCGGGTTCTTTCGATGCTTAAGATAAAAAACTCGTATTTTTCTCTTGGGTTTTCGGGGAGGGCAAAAGAGCTTAAAGGTTTCCCTGAGGCGGCAAAAACTTCGTGAGCTCTTATTATTCTGTATTCGTCATGAATATGAAGCCTATCTGCCGTCTCGGGGTCTATTTTTTTTAGTTCTTCCAAAAGAACGCCGGACCCTTCTTCTTTTGCGCGTTTTTGAAAATGCTCCCGTATTTTAGGGTCGGCTGTGGGCGTAACGGGAAGGCCGTATATAAAATTCTTTAAGAAAAAAGCCGTGCCTCCCATCAAGACCGGAAGTTTTCCCCGCCTATATATTTCGGGGCAAAGTTTATCTGCTTCTTTTACAAAATCGGCTGCCGAAAATTCTTCGGAAGGCTCTTTTATGGCTATTAAGTGATGGGGAAGGTCTTCTAATTCCTCTTTGGAAGGAGAAGCTGAGCCGATATGCAGGTGCTTATATACCTGAACCGAGTCGGCGCTTATAATTTCTGCACAAGCTGAAAGAGCCGAAATTCCCCCTTCTTTTGAGAAATCCTTTGAATGTTTATAAGAAAATATTTCGGAAGCTAAGCTTGTTTTTCCCGAAGCCGTCGCTCCGAAAAAAATCAATACGGGAACCACGCAAATGTTTGAAGCAGAAATTTTAGTTGAATTCGGGGTGCCGTTCTATTTGATAGTTTACTTCACCGGTAAAAATTTGCTTTGCTCCGGCTGAAACAACCTTGTCTCCGCTTTTTTCGACATTGGGATCTTGGATTTTAGCCAGCTGATAGGCCCTTCTTGTCGATGCGCATGTAATCTCGTAAATATTGTCATCAAACTCGATGAGTTCTTTTAATGGAAATATCATAGACTCATTCTACTATTATTTAAGAAAAAAGTCAATATTTTCACTTATTGAATTTCCGGGGTGATGTTTCCCATACCGATGACCGAAACATCCTTTGGAATCTCAGGGACGGATAAGACCGGAACCATGGGCATTTCGTATTCAAGAAGCCGCTTTATCAAAAGTCTGCCTTCTTCGGGAACGAGGATAACTGCGATGCCTACAAATTGAGCATTAAAGTTGTTGTATGCATTTTGAACGGCTCGAAGCCATGCTTTTTTCGATTCAGTGTCGATTGCAGGTTGAGGGCCGGTCAGGGTATCTATGCGGCTTGCCAAAACGGTTTGGAAAAAGGCTGAATCTACCATAAAAGCCCTCAAGGCCTTGTCTTCTCCCAGATATTGCTGAACAATTTGTCTGCCTAACCTTTGTCTGACTTTTTCGGCTATTAGATACATGTCCCCTGTTATGCGCCTATAGTCTGATATGGTTTCAAGAATGGCCGTGGTGTTTCGTATGGAGACATTTTCCCTAAGGAGACACTTAAAGACCGTTTGCAAGTCTCCCAATGTCAGCTTATCGTTTGACTGAATTTCTTCGACGACGATTGGGTTTAATTTTTTTGCGGAATCCAAGATGTTGCTTACCATCTGTCTTGAAAGGATGTCATCCGCATGTGTTTTTATAACCTGCGTTAAATGAGTTGCTATGATGGAGGGAGGGTCTATAACCGTATATCCTGCCCTTTCTGCGGCTGCTTGGTTTGATTCGGAAATCCAAATAGCCGGAAGACCGAAGGCCGGATCTAAGGTAGGTTCGCCGGGGATTTCATCTTGAACATTTCCAGGGTTTACTGCGAGGTATGCACCCATTCTTATCTTTGATCTCGCTACCTCGGCCCCCTGTATCGTAATACAATATTCATCGGGAGGGAGGTTCATGGCATCCATCATTCTGATAACCGGCATTACAAGACCCGTTTCGAGAGCTATTTCTTTTCTTATGCGTTTAACTCGCGGAACGAGGTCTGAGCCTCTTTTTTCATCGACCAAGGGAATAAGGCCGTATCCGAATTGTAAGGATAGATCGTCGTATGGGCTTACAGCCTTGGTATCGTCGGTTTCAGTTTTTGCCGCTTTTTCCGATGCGGCTTGGGCTTCTTTTGCAGCCTGTTCTTTTTGAGCCCTTGTTACCTTTGTTGTCTGCAGCCTCCAGCCTAAAAAAGCAAGGCTTAATGCAATGAGTATTAAGATTATTGACGGGAAACCGGGTAAAACTGCCATCACAGTCAAGGTAATAGCTGCTATGTAATAAACAGTCGAATTGCGTGCAAATTGGTCCGTGATGTCTTTTCCGAAAGAGCCCGTTGAAGCTGAGCGGGTTACTACAAGACCTGTTGCAACCGATATAAAAAGAGAAGGAAGCTGAGCTAAAAGTCCGTCCCCTATTGTAAACCTTGTGTACATCTGCATAGCTTTAGTGAATTCTTCTTGTCTAAATACTATACCGACGATTAAGCCGGCTACAATATTTAAAACCGTTATAAAGATTCCTATTTTTACGTTTCCCGAAACGAATTTACTCGCACCATCCATAGCTCCGTAAAAGTCTGTAGACCTTTGTAATTCTTCCTTTTTCTTTCGGGCTTCGGCATCCGTGATAATACCGGCATTGTACTCTGCCTCTATAGACATACTTCTGGTATTCATAAAGTCTAAGGCAAAACGGGCTGCAACCTCGGCAATTCTTGTTGCTCCCTTTGTGATTACAAAGGCTTGAACGGCAATCAAAATGATAAAAACTACAAAACCTATTACCAAGCCTTGATTTCCTGTAGAGCCGATAACAAATTGACTGAAGGCTGCGATCATCTTTCCGTTAAATTTTTCTCCATATGTTAGAATAAGCCTTGTAGATGAAACGTTTAGGGCAAGGCCGAATATGGTGGAGACTAAAAGCAGTGAAGGAAAAACCGTAAACTCCGTAGGCTTATCTACAAATAAGACTATGAGCAATATTATCAAACTGAATATAAGATTCAGTGCCATAAAAAAGTCCAAAAGAGCTGTAGGCAGAGGAATAATAATCACAAATATTACCATGATAGCTCCAATAGCTACCAAGGCATTCGGTACTTCTTTAAAAAATCTGTTTTCGGCCATTTATCGTTTTACCTCCATCTTTTCCTTAACATTTCTTTTTCTTTCATCGAGTAAATTTTTAAGAAAATAATCGAAAGCGATTTATAATACTCGCTTGGAATTATCTGTCCTAAATCTACGTTAGCGTAAAGGGCTCGGGCTAGGGGAATATTTTCAATCGTAGGAATATTGTTTTCCCGGGCAATTCTTTTTATGTTTTGGGCTGTTGCATCAACTCCCTTCGATATAACCATAGGAGCAGGCATAACGCCTTGTTTCCATTGAAGAGCGACAGCATAATGGGTAGGGTTTGTAATAACGACATCGGCATCCGGAACGTTTTTTATACCGGTTTTTTGCAAGATTGCCTGCATCTGTCTGTTTATTTGGGCCTTTACCATCGGGTCGCCTTCCAATTCTTTATACTCATCTGTTACTTCCGTTTTTGACATTTTTAAAGATTCCGAAAACTGCCGTTTTTGAAAAAAGTAGTCGGGAATACTTAAAAGAACTAATGCGACTGCGGCGTAGACCAATATTTGCGCCGCCGTTTTTGCTATAAAAATTATCGAATTGGGAAAATCGGATTGAAGCAGGGCTATCATCTTTGTAATATTGTTTTTTATAACAAGATATCCTATAAAGCCTATAATGACAACCTTAAAAAGCGATTTGGCTAAATTAAAAAGCCCCTCGGCAGAAAATAGAGCTCTTTTAAAGAACCTCGCAAAATTGGGTGTAACTCTTTTAAAATCGGGCTGAATAGGTTTTGTCGAAAATAAAAAGCCTCTGTTTTGAATAATATTTCCCAACACTCCTGAAATTAGGGCTACCCCCGTTATCGGGAAAACCGTTTTAAAAAAATATAAAACAAAAATCCTGAACCAAGTTCCGTTTACAACATCTTCTGTTGTGCAGCGTTCAAAAAAGAAGGCGATGACCTGCATTAAAGATTTAAATATGTAGGGCCCCATTATTATAAGGCTGATTACGGGAAGCAGCACAACCATTGCAGCATTTAAGTCCTGACTTTTTGCAACCCTTCCTTCTTCCCGGGCCTTGCGTATCTTATATTCGGTCGGGTCTTCCGTTCTGCCTTCATCTTCGGCAGCGAACCACTGCAAGCCTATCGTTTTATTAAGGAGCAGCTCTTCTTGAGAAAAATATTTTTGGTAAAGGATGGACGATTTCCCTGATATCATTTAGTACCCCCTAAGCTGTCTAAAAGCCGCCAAAAATCCGAAAAGCCTTTTTCCAAAATAATTTCAAAGGTGTTTATAAAAAAAGGCAGAGCAATGGCTAAAATAAAAAAGGCTGTTAAAATAGTAATGGGGAAGCCTTCCGATAAAAGGTTCATCTGAGGGGCTGCCTTTGTTAAAAGCCCCATTGTTATGTGAATTAAGATTAGGGTTCCCATGACCGGTAGTGCAATTATCATTGCGTTTAAAAAAAGATTTCCAACTGCTCCTAAAAGATAGGTCGAAAGCTCCTTCTGCCTTTCTAAAAACAAAAAGCAGTTTACATGCTCAATGCTCTTCATTATTCCGCCTAAAAAAATACGTTGGAAACCGTTTATGCGTAAAAAGATAAGGACTGCAATAAAGTTAAAATATTGACCTATGAGGGGATTTTCAACTTGAGCTAGGGCATCAAAAACTCCTGATGCCCCGAAGCCCATCTGGAACGAAAAAAACTGTCCCGCCGTGCTGAAGGTAGAAAATAAAATGCTTATAAAAAAACCGGTTAAAACACCGATAAGTCCTTCTCCAAGAAGTAAAAGAAGATACTCAAGACTGAAGGCGTTTAGATTTCCGAAGTTGGGATAGGCATAGGGGGTTACCATAAATGCAGTTAAGCCCGCAAGAGCAACCTTTGCAATTCGTGAAACATTGCGCATAGACATTAGAGGGGATGTCATTAATATGGCAAAAATTCGGACAGCTGCGAGTAAAAAAATGGGTTCTTTACTTAGGATAAAATCGAAGGGCTGCATTTATTTATAGAATGCCCCTTATCTTACCAATTGCGGAATTAAATTCATTAAAGAAACAAAATATTCCCTTAACACCGTAATCATCCAAGTTGCCAAAAGAGCAATCATTCCTAAAATAGTTAAAATTTTAGGAACAAAGGTCAGCGTCTGTTCCTGTATAGAGGTAGTCGCCTGAAAGATTGCAACAATTAAGCCTACTAAAAGAGCTGCAACTAAGATGGGTGCCGAAAGCATCAGTATGATACCTATACCTTCACGCATTAAAGTAACTATAGTACCTGTAGTCATAGTCCCCTCCATAATGACCTAGGGTTTTCTGTCATTATAAACAAAAATGCTATATTTTGCAAGGCAGCAATTAAAATTCAAGTTTAAAAAAAATATGCCGAAAATTTATTCTGTAGAGGAATTTGAAAAGATGGCAGATTTTGTATTTAAACTTTCATCAAAGGTTATTTTAGGTAACTATTCTCTTGCCCGCATCGGTGAAGAAGTCGTAAAATTCGGGAATAATTTTATGTTTGTGGTTGACCCTTTTTTTGAAGATATGGGTTTAGTCGATAAGGTTCGAAAATCTCTTGAAGAAAAAAATATCTCCCTTTTTGTGTTTAACGGTTTTGAGCAGACCGCCGATTCTGAGGTTATAGAAAGAGCTCTTTCATTAGCCAGAGGAGCCCATATAAGAGGCGTAATTGCCTGCGGAGATATGACTGCATGTGCCATAGGGAGGGCTATTGCCGCTCTTTATAATGAGGATAAACCCGTATACAGATATATTGAAGGAGAACCTATCACGGCAGAGTCCTTACCTCTTATTCAAGTTCCTACGACATGCTGTGATCCGTTTTTATTTGGGAATTCCAGTTTTATTGTAGATTCCAGAAATAGAACCGTAAACCTATTAAAGATAAAAGAAGATTTATGCGACCTTGTAATTTTTGATTCAAATACATATGCAGGTCTTGCGCCCAATGCAATGACTTCAATGATTTTTGCAGGTTTATGTTCTACCTTTGAAGCCTATGTTTCGACAAGGGGAAGCTTTTTTTCGGAAACTATCTTGGGAAAAGCTGTGGAAATATTTTTAATTTCCCTTGATCCTCAGCATGAAAAACTTGTCGGAATGCCCAGAGAAGAACTTGTGGCTCAAGCTGCTTGTCTTTCCGCTATCGGAATTGCGGCTTCCGCACCCGGACTTGGAACAGCTATAGCTCTTGCTGCGGGAGGAAGATATAGAATTTCAAAATCCCTTATTGCGACGATTTTACTTCCTCATGTCATTAATGATGCGATTTCTTCAAGCCTTTCAAAGACCGTTGCCGTAGCGAGAATGTTGGGTGAAACCATGCTTGAAGGCGGAGATGCTGCCGAAGTTGCAAAACGCGGCGTTGAGGAAATTAGAAGAAGGCTTGCTGAAGCTAATTTGCCCATACGGTTAAAAGATATAGATTTAACTATCGAATCTCTTGTTCCTGTTGCAGAAGATGCCGCCCGCTTAAGTTTTATGAACTATAGCCCAAGGCCGCTTGCAAATCACGATATTTTTGAAATTATAAAACAGGCTTTCTAAGATGCCTGAAATTTTTAAGCTTTATAATTTACCACAAAAACAAAGATGCCGTAAAATATTGAGGATATTGGAATCAGCTGAAGTTGCTCTTGTTCAAAATAAGGCAGACGAATTTTTGGATGTCTTTTATCTGCGTTCTCTTTTAAAAATTATTTTAGACGATTTGGATTCCCCCTCTGTCTTAAAAGTTCAAAATTGGATTGAAGACCCTCAAGAAAAAGATAAAAGAAAGATTATCAATTTTGTCAGGTACGAGCTTTATAAAAAACTTGATACAACACCTGCCGAGTGGGATTTGATTTTGCCTAACTCCTCTGCCGATGAAATTGCAAATTTCAGGCGGACTTTTTTTGAAGGGGTTTATGTCTATGCCGAAGATATCCGCACGCCTTTTAACATAGGCTCGATTTTTAGAACGGCAGAATCTTTCGGGGTAGAAAAAGTTTTTTTGTCTCATGATTGTGTTTCCCCTGAAAGTCCCAAGGCTAAAAGAACGGCGATGGGATGTACCGAATATCTCCCGTGGGAGAGGGCCGATCTTGAGAGCCTTCCCGATCTTCCGCTGATTGTACTTGAAACGGGCGGTACCGATATTTCAAAGTTCGATTTCCCCAAAAAAGGAATTGTCGTTATCGGCTCGGAGGAATTGGGGGTCAGCCCCGAAGCCGTAAAAAAAGCCCAAGGACGGGTTATCACAATTCCTATGTACGGAATAAAGGCCTCGATAAACGTAAGCGTTGCCTTCGGTATCTGTATGCAAAAATGGTGTGAGTCTCTTACAGCCGATTAAATTAAAAGGAAACCGTAAAGAACGCTAAGGAAAATTCGGAAATGGAGCATAAATTCAACGCTTTGTATCTTTGTGGATAAATAATAAATAAAATTTAATTTTTTAAAATTTTACTATTTATTGCAAACTCTTCATACAATAATTATGAAAGGGGAGGAATTTTCTCTTTTAAATAATTTTATTGGAGTCTTAGACTTAAAATTACGCCTAAAAAACAACACAATTATCGACATCGAAATTCAAAACAGATGGAATAGCGAGTTTGTTCAAAGAACAATTTTTTACTGGGCTAAAATGTATACGGAAAACTTGAAAACGGGCGAAGTATATACAAAACTGCCCAGATGTATTACAATAAATATAGTGGGTGAAGGCTT is from Treponema denticola and encodes:
- the miaA gene encoding tRNA (adenosine(37)-N6)-dimethylallyltransferase MiaA; translated protein: MVPVLIFFGATASGKTSLASEIFSYKHSKDFSKEGGISALSACAEIISADSVQVYKHLHIGSASPSKEELEDLPHHLIAIKEPSEEFSAADFVKEADKLCPEIYRRGKLPVLMGGTAFFLKNFIYGLPVTPTADPKIREHFQKRAKEEGSGVLLEELKKIDPETADRLHIHDEYRIIRAHEVFAASGKPLSSFALPENPREKYEFFILSIERTRSLLYERIEKRVDAMFAAGLYDEVKKLYEMGYTSESPGLKAIGYREFFDENKRLKPESDLEEVSSLIKRNTKHYAKRQETFFKTIPDVHRYFIEDEAEISRLYNGICGFYKKLLK
- the fliQ gene encoding flagellar biosynthesis protein FliQ gives rise to the protein MTTGTIVTLMREGIGIILMLSAPILVAALLVGLIVAIFQATTSIQEQTLTFVPKILTILGMIALLATWMITVLREYFVSLMNLIPQLVR
- a CDS encoding Fic family protein; translation: MRRFNYSEIKNQKWDSGTMGLIAAIYKEAGKQEMYLKQRPKELERLVEIAKIQSTEASNAIEGIVTTSTRIKQLVKEKTTPKNRDEQEIAGYRDVLNIIHESLDAIPLSQNSILQLHKILYSHMNNPMAGRIKTVQNYISVTYSDNHTEMLFTPLAPFETPEALDKICEEYNRVIGNMEVEPLIAIPVFIHDFLCIHPFNDGNGRMSRLLTTLLLYRNGFYVGKYISLEAKIAKNKDLYYDALGRAQIGWHEGKEDVVPFIKYLLGTVLAAYRDFADRFALVEIKLPALETVRRAALNKIGRFTKQDIRELCPSLSISSIEGGLRKLVSAGELKKEGSGKNICYYRLK
- a CDS encoding iron-containing alcohol dehydrogenase, which produces MADFVFKLSSKVILGNYSLARIGEEVVKFGNNFMFVVDPFFEDMGLVDKVRKSLEEKNISLFVFNGFEQTADSEVIERALSLARGAHIRGVIACGDMTACAIGRAIAALYNEDKPVYRYIEGEPITAESLPLIQVPTTCCDPFLFGNSSFIVDSRNRTVNLLKIKEDLCDLVIFDSNTYAGLAPNAMTSMIFAGLCSTFEAYVSTRGSFFSETILGKAVEIFLISLDPQHEKLVGMPREELVAQAACLSAIGIAASAPGLGTAIALAAGGRYRISKSLIATILLPHVINDAISSSLSKTVAVARMLGETMLEGGDAAEVAKRGVEEIRRRLAEANLPIRLKDIDLTIESLVPVAEDAARLSFMNYSPRPLANHDIFEIIKQAF
- a CDS encoding DNA-directed RNA polymerase subunit omega; protein product: MIFPLKELIEFDDNIYEITCASTRRAYQLAKIQDPNVEKSGDKVVSAGAKQIFTGEVNYQIERHPEFN
- the flhB gene encoding flagellar biosynthesis protein FlhB is translated as MISGKSSILYQKYFSQEELLLNKTIGLQWFAAEDEGRTEDPTEYKIRKAREEGRVAKSQDLNAAMVVLLPVISLIIMGPYIFKSLMQVIAFFFERCTTEDVVNGTWFRIFVLYFFKTVFPITGVALISGVLGNIIQNRGFLFSTKPIQPDFKRVTPNFARFFKRALFSAEGLFNLAKSLFKVVIIGFIGYLVIKNNITKMIALLQSDFPNSIIFIAKTAAQILVYAAVALVLLSIPDYFFQKRQFSESLKMSKTEVTDEYKELEGDPMVKAQINRQMQAILQKTGIKNVPDADVVITNPTHYAVALQWKQGVMPAPMVISKGVDATAQNIKRIARENNIPTIENIPLARALYANVDLGQIIPSEYYKSLSIIFLKIYSMKEKEMLRKRWR
- the fliR gene encoding flagellar biosynthetic protein FliR gives rise to the protein MQPFDFILSKEPIFLLAAVRIFAILMTSPLMSMRNVSRIAKVALAGLTAFMVTPYAYPNFGNLNAFSLEYLLLLLGEGLIGVLTGFFISILFSTFSTAGQFFSFQMGFGASGVFDALAQVENPLIGQYFNFIAVLIFLRINGFQRIFLGGIMKSIEHVNCFLFLERQKELSTYLLGAVGNLFLNAMIIALPVMGTLILIHITMGLLTKAAPQMNLLSEGFPITILTAFFILAIALPFFINTFEIILEKGFSDFWRLLDSLGGTK
- a CDS encoding PTS sugar transporter subunit IIA, which gives rise to MEFKDALKPDSVDLKDVITPETINLHLKGTTKEAIIDELLDTLVKAGKVKDRVATKACVLDRERKMSTGMKHGIAIPHGKTDSVSDLVACIGIADNPVDFDSLDQEPARIFIMTLSPLDKTGPHLQFLAQISLLFKSAEKREELLRATNEQAVIKLLMESDEE
- a CDS encoding TrmH family RNA methyltransferase — protein: MPEIFKLYNLPQKQRCRKILRILESAEVALVQNKADEFLDVFYLRSLLKIILDDLDSPSVLKVQNWIEDPQEKDKRKIINFVRYELYKKLDTTPAEWDLILPNSSADEIANFRRTFFEGVYVYAEDIRTPFNIGSIFRTAESFGVEKVFLSHDCVSPESPKAKRTAMGCTEYLPWERADLESLPDLPLIVLETGGTDISKFDFPKKGIVVIGSEELGVSPEAVKKAQGRVITIPMYGIKASINVSVAFGICMQKWCESLTAD
- the flhA gene encoding flagellar biosynthesis protein FlhA — its product is MAENRFFKEVPNALVAIGAIMVIFVIIIPLPTALLDFFMALNLIFSLIILLIVLFVDKPTEFTVFPSLLLVSTIFGLALNVSSTRLILTYGEKFNGKMIAAFSQFVIGSTGNQGLVIGFVVFIILIAVQAFVITKGATRIAEVAARFALDFMNTRSMSIEAEYNAGIITDAEARKKKEELQRSTDFYGAMDGASKFVSGNVKIGIFITVLNIVAGLIVGIVFRQEEFTKAMQMYTRFTIGDGLLAQLPSLFISVATGLVVTRSASTGSFGKDITDQFARNSTVYYIAAITLTVMAVLPGFPSIILILIALSLAFLGWRLQTTKVTRAQKEQAAKEAQAASEKAAKTETDDTKAVSPYDDLSLQFGYGLIPLVDEKRGSDLVPRVKRIRKEIALETGLVMPVIRMMDAMNLPPDEYCITIQGAEVARSKIRMGAYLAVNPGNVQDEIPGEPTLDPAFGLPAIWISESNQAAAERAGYTVIDPPSIIATHLTQVIKTHADDILSRQMVSNILDSAKKLNPIVVEEIQSNDKLTLGDLQTVFKCLLRENVSIRNTTAILETISDYRRITGDMYLIAEKVRQRLGRQIVQQYLGEDKALRAFMVDSAFFQTVLASRIDTLTGPQPAIDTESKKAWLRAVQNAYNNFNAQFVGIAVILVPEEGRLLIKRLLEYEMPMVPVLSVPEIPKDVSVIGMGNITPEIQ